A region of the Vidua macroura isolate BioBank_ID:100142 chromosome 16, ASM2450914v1, whole genome shotgun sequence genome:
CCgggccacagctggatcccattggtcactgaacccaaacacccttcaccagaatccaacccagcaatcactgcaggtaaacaatctccacaccacattcctcatggggaaaacaaaggagcagagataaagattgtttcctcttctctctgtgcttctcctgagagacagaattacgtctctgtgtccagagaatgtgaatgtcacaccTTCCTGCCCCCAGCcatcactgctgggctgggagagcctcTCTCCCCTGGGCTGTGTCCTCACACCGTGGTCAGGACCTGGAATCCCCTTCCCAAAGCACCGGTGGGGTGCACGACATCGTTTGGGAATGGGTGACTGGTTAGAAATCATactcaaaaaatataaaatgtatataaaataaagcagtgtGCTAGGGATGAGTTAGGGTGTTGGCACACACAGGATAATCAGAGGGTGGTGGTACCTAAAACTAAAGCTGTAATTTGAGCTTTTGCTCCAATATAGATAAGCAAAGAGTATTTTCTATGTTTAGACTTCCTAAAATAGACTGTGTTATTGCATATCCTATTGTGACATCCTGTGGTTAAACACAGTATTACAGATACTATCAAATCACAATCTTGACTGCAGGAGTGCAAGAAATTAGATTATGTGGAGTGATCAGTGTAGCTCATATCTATTTTACGTGTTCAGTTTGGCCAGCTTGCTGTGATCTTCTCCAAAAACTTCTCCAGGATGAGAAATCACACTGGACCAAACATAAATATGGGCTAGCACAGATACTTGTTCTGTGCTGGACAGAAATAACATCTGTCCTTTCTTAGGAAAGGCCTGTGACTCGAGGCATTGATTGTTTACATGAAGCACCATAAATCCACATTTCCTCCTCAGGCAGCATTCCCACTCCAAGGATTAAAGTGTTCAAAAAGAGAGACAACAATCTTTGCACACCTGCAGCACCCCCAAGGATGTACAAAGCACATGCACTAACTGCACTCCCATCTCTTAGAGCATCAGCAAAGATGATTTTTCCCAGGTCAGGGAACTCAGCATTGCTCTGCACAGTGCTGCTCCTCCCacctcagcagcactgcaggggatTGAAGGGGCTGCAGTTACCCTCCAGGTAGTCCTAAGCCAACACTGCAGCCCAGAAGCCCCAGCATGCAGAGGAATGGCTCCAATGACACATGAAATTGAGGTCTTGACCCCCTGACACCACCAGAAAGCCCTGGCATTTTTCTCACAATTAGCTGGATGAGAGGTCTACTTAGATCCCATCTGGGGAATTAGTATTGTTCATTAACAGCACATTTCCATTTCATCAACCTATAATATTTCAGGCCTCGAGCTAAGCAGCTGGATACTCATGCAGTTTTAAAGAGCCAAGAGAGCTGATCAGGATAATAGATGGAGCATTATCTGCCATGACTTCACTTGTTTAAGCTTTTCAGGAAGACAGCAAGAACAGCCTCCCTAAACAACGCTGTATTTTGGCCTTACTCTCATTACACAAGACATAGTTaatgctactttctctggctTCCTTTTCACCCTGAAACCACAAAATACATTCCTACAAATCTAGATTTCTGTCTTAGGGACAATACACGATGAAGAATTATACTGCACGTGCCTCTGTGAGCACTAGCCTTCAGACAAGACCTGTAAAAAAGGTGGTTTGGCTTTATAAATAAAGGCCTTCCAATGACATTCAGAAACCAAGAGGAAGCTTCACATGGATGTTGTTTGCTATTCAGAGCCAGAACACTTCCAAAAGGATTGAGACATACGACAGTAGCTtgtatttcacattttcattttgggaCATTCCTAGTTCTGGCTTGGCATGACCTGTATTTCATACCAACTGTAATCTACCTAGCACCAGCATCTCACTTCCtacattaaacattttttacagTATTAAAGTTCTTATTCCAAATATAGGAACAAATAACATTGGCTTGGAAAGGGTAACAGTTTATTGAACGCATACAAAATAATGACAAAAGTTAATTGCATAGAAATttaaagagagagggaaaaaaatatttactttaaaataaagaattgatCCAGACGAAGAGCCTCTACTATCTGCACCTGTAAGACATAGAAATGCACTGTAAGGGTTGCACAACTAGAACTTTCAGTCACATGGAGCTACAACATgccagggaagggcttgggccatttattttaattcaggtGCTTGTTGCATTTTCCTCAGTCTGATGGCACACCATTTCCCCAGAACTTGGCCAAACCCACTGAACAGGTGGGAGACCAACCTGCAGACATTGATCTGATGTCTTAATGCTTTTATCTATGAGGCCACTTTCATCACTCCATTGTAGAGAAGCAGGGATTCACCTGTGCTGTCAGAGCCCCTCTACTGCATTCCCAACACCATTTACAGGTCACCCACCAGCTCTAGAGCAGTTAGAGGTGTGACAGTGGCACTGTGTGGACACCAGCCTGGTTTTAGTTTGTCTTTTCTCCTGGTGCAGCTGATACCTGTTGTGCTGATTCCCATTAGATGGCACTCCAATTGCTCCCGGGGACTTGAAGGTGGGATGAGATGCTCTCATCAGAGCTGCATATCTACAAACAAACACAAGCAGGCTCAGCATCTGTGCACTCTGTATTTTCACTCTTCCATCCAGTTTAATCATCTGCATCTGTCACACAAATCTCACAGTCCTACTGCACAGAACAGTCAAGGAATGTCTGCCTgtaaaaagacagattttttttttttataaacataaaGTTCAAACTTGGTTTGTCAGGGAATTGATTATTCTTGGTTACTTTAAGGTGCTGGACAGAGCTTTAGGATTCCAGTAAGTGGACCTGGACCCCAAAGGGTGCTTGAGTTGGCCTGTGCCTGTTCTCAATTAGGAGAGACTGACACAGGTAAGCttgaaaaatcaggaaaacatttgaaaagctttttccctTGGCTCAGAAATTAAAGCTGACATTCCAGAAATTCAGCCTGAGATGCAAGAGGAAATCATGGCTATTTTATTGACCAGCAGTTTCCAGAATTCCCTGTCAGTCCAAGCTCCCCACCAAGCCTTGATACCAGCCCTGAGATCTCATCTTGAGCTGAAATATCCCCAGTCCAGCTCACCCTGCCTTGGAGATGGGCTGGCTGCCCCCTCTGCAGTCGTGATCCAGAGGATGCCGATGTTTTATGCAGAAGCTGCCACCACACTGTTCACAAACCACCTTCatcatctcttttcttttgcagcctGGCTTGGTGCATTTGTTTGTGAAGATCTGAGTAAGAGAGGACACGAAGTTGGCCATGTTTGCTTTCTGTGAGCCATGACCACGGCACAGGAAGGCAGCTTAGACTTCAGCAGTTTTCTTaccttctgcttttgctgtgctGGATTGTATTTGCAGTCCTTATCTATGTGGGCTCCAACCACAATATCTGGGATTTCTCCCTTCTGCACTGGGATAGGAGTGTTACAGAGGGGACACACTGGGACCTGCACGTTCTGAGAACACAGAGCACAGGTCAGcatcacagaaataaagaattgtTTAGATTTAAATAGACCTTTAAGATAATCAAGTCCAACCCTCTTACCCATAGATAATAGAAATATATTCCTAAATGTTTCATGTTCCCATTTGCTAATGCTTTTAAAGATACACTTCACAACAGTAACTGCAAATCCCCATccaaaaaccacacagaaatgCTCTGCCAAACCCATTTGTAGCAACATATTTGGTAAGTTGACTTTAAATATCCTTTTGGCTTTTCTGGGATTACAGCCTTTGAATACTTCAAAGGCCAAGTACAGGCCAGAGATCAAAGTTTGGACCCACttgttctatttatttcttctgtagtTTCATGTTTGTTGTTCTTCAACTTACAGGACTTGGACCCCAGAAAATTTTAGACCACAACACATTATATGAAATATAAAGCACTCCTCTCTGGGAAAATGCAttgtaagtgaaaaaaaactAGAGTCCAGCAGTTCTGCCCTCTTAAATGTCATGTTTCTATATATTTGAAATCCAGATGTATCATTAACTTGCATCTTGAGGTTCTCCCATCCACTTTTATTGAAACCACAGGTGAACTTTCAGAGCAGCCCTTATAAATGACTTAGCCATTCATCTTAGCAATTCAGTGACTTAGCATAATTCAGTTGAATTCTGCAGGGTGAATGATGGCTCACGTCATACAGAACTCACTTTCTTGTAGGCAGAGCTGCACTTGTGGTCATCGTAACGGATGTGATCTTTACAGAAGACTTCCCCACATGCATCACATTTCAGAGGAAGGAAATCTgggagaagaataaaaaaagaaaacatttttatggaACAAAGCTAACAACTCTAAGAGTACTCACAGAAGTCTACAAATAAATTCTAAAGCAGTTTTTGTCGAGTCACAATCCAATTATCTCTATAGAGATTAGATCAttcttcacaaatattaaaactgAAAGAGCAAGAGTGGtaagttttcctctttttatctGCAGCATAAGACAAACACAAGCCATAAGCACCTCAGGAACTCCTCGAATGCAGAAACCTTAGTGAGCGATTAGTCAAGAGCTAAGAGCTGAAGTACAAACGCAAAGCCCAGtttcaggaattattttaatcttgAAAAGCCATTCCTTGACAATTTGACACGCACAGGAACAACAGCTATCACTCTTTCCCTAGCCCTGCTGAGCGGGCAGCGCTGCTGTCTGCCACTACCGCAGCAGCCCCGGAGAGCCTCGGGGGACAGCACCGGCCCCAGCACACGCGGTACCGCCGCGACGAGTCCGCCCGGGCGGGCGCTGCTCGGGGCTCGGTGCGAGCCCGCACTTACCCAGCTGTTTGCAGGTGCGCTCGGAGCAGTGCTCGCCCAGCCACGGCAGCTCCATGGCACACGGAGCCCCGGCTCGCCGCGGGCACAGGGACAAAGCGCCGagccccgggccggggcggccgcCGCGCCTTTAGCGGCTCGGGGCGCTGAGTCACGCTCCCGCCGCGCCACCGCCCCTTGACGTCACTGCCGCCGCAGCCAATGGCGTGCCCCACCGCCCCCGCCGCTCGCCGCGCGTGCGCGGGCGGGGCCAATGGGAGGCCGGGGGGCGGCTGAGTCacggccgggggcggggcctaGGAGTGGGAgtggggaatgggaaatggggatggggatgggaaatgggaatgggaaatgggaatgggaaatggggatggggatgggaaatgggaatgggaatggagaatgggggatggggatgggaaatgggggtaggaaatgggaatgggaagtggggaatgggaatgggaaatggggaatggggaatggggaatggggaatgggggatgggggatgggaaatgggggtaggaaatgggaatgggaagtggggaatggggatgggaatgggagtggggaatgggaaatagggaatggggaatgggaatgggagcgggagtggaaaagggaaatgggaatgggagcgggaaatggggaatgggagcaggaaatggaaatggggaaggggaatgggaacggggaatgggaacggggaatgggaataggaatgaggatggggatggaaaTAAGAATAAGGATGGAGATAGGCACTGGGGTGAGGAAAGACTCGGGGCAACAGGGCAAGGAGATGAGTTTGGGGTGGAGGTGGCAGGTGTTGGTAAACTTTCCCTGTTGGTCTCTGTTTTAAATGCTTGTCTCGCTTTGACAAGGCACCTTGAGATCAAGGTGTATTTTAGAAGTGTGGATCTTTGGAGGTGTGtgacagtgcagagcagagcagggctgttgATTTCAAGACATTTGCTACAGGATTGAGAAATGACAAAGCGTTGTTCTGCCCCTGCTCTCCCCGGAAAACACCTGACTGTGCTGTGGTGTGTGACTCAGACGCAGAGTGGAGCCAAGAGGTCAAAGGGGAGCTTTGGGCTTGCCTGTGCTGACTGCCTGCACAGGCCACTCTGTGCTGTTCAACTCCAGGAGTGGCACGTGCCACTCCTCCACCTTCCACGTCACCCGCCAACGTGGCACTCGTGACTCCTGCTGTGGGTGCCAGCTTGCCAGCCCACTTGGAGCACTTCCCAACAGCACAGTCCTGCTGCGTTAAATGATGCCATGTCATCAGCCAGACACTCTGCCCActcttcaattaattttctctcCTAAACCCATGAAATTACCAAATCTCCTCGTGAAAACCCTTACTCCACAGAACAGCTGAGCTGACAGAGCATTGCATTCTGCCACAGGTTTGTGAAGGGTAAACTCTGATTTCACCTCCTCCACTGTGGGGTTTGCTGCCTGGGGTCTTGTGGGACAGCTGTGCCACATCCATGCTGGGAACACCCAAAACCTgccctgggacaccctggggacagccagcgTATGGCACTATCCCCcatttcttctgttcttctgaCTTGGTTGGTTCTGGCAATTTGGGGCAGgtgaattttaaaatggaagaggaaacagcagaaaatatcCAAATGCAAATAGTAAGAGAAAGTCAAGTTATC
Encoded here:
- the ZFAND2A gene encoding AN1-type zinc finger protein 2A isoform X1, which gives rise to MELPWLGEHCSERTCKQLDFLPLKCDACGEVFCKDHIRYDDHKCSSAYKKNVQVPVCPLCNTPIPVQKGEIPDIVVGAHIDKDCKYNPAQQKQKIFTNKCTKPGCKRKEMMKVVCEQCGGSFCIKHRHPLDHDCRGGSQPISKAGQTFLDCSVQ
- the ZFAND2A gene encoding AN1-type zinc finger protein 2A isoform X2 translates to MELPWLGEHCSERTCKQLDFLPLKCDACGEVFCKDHIRYDDHKCSSAYKKNVQVPVCPLCNTPIPVQKGEIPDIVVGAHIDKDCKYNPAQQKQKIFTNKCTKPGCKRKEMMKVVCEQCGGSFCIKHRHPLDHDCRGGSQPISKAG